The Paenibacillus yonginensis genome segment CGTCCAGAATTTCGGCCTGGCGAAGCTGTTCGTACTCCAGACCGCGCTGTACGCCGCGGAAGGAGTTCATATTTTTCAGCTCGGCTTTGGTGCCAAGCTCCTTTTGCCCGTGCGGGCGAAGGCTGATGTTCGCATCGCAGCGCAGCGAACCTTCTTCCATCTTCACATCGGAGACATCGCAATACTGCATGATGGCACGCAGCTTCTCCAGATAAGCGCGGGCTTCCTCCGGCGAAGAGATGTCCGGCTCGGACACGATCTCAACAAGCGGCGTGCCAACGCGGTTGAAATCGACCAGGGAAGCGTACCCGCCGTCCACGTGAGTCAGCTTGCCGGCGTCTTCCTCCAAATGCAGGCGGGTAATGCCGATGCGTTTGGTTTTGCCGTCCACTTCAATATCGATATACCCGTTCAGGCCGATCGGCTGGTCAAACTGGGAAATCTGATAGGCTTTCGGCGAATCGGGATAAAAATAGTTTTTACGGTCGAATTTGCTGACGTCGCCGATTTCGCAGTTAAGCGCCATAGCGGCTTTCATGGCGTAATCGACGGCCTGGCGGTTCAGCACCGGCAGGACGCCGGGATGTCCGAGACAAACCGGACAGGTATGACTGTTGGGCGGCGCGCCGAATTCGGTAGAGCAGCCGCAGAAGATTTTGGACTTCGTATGCAGCTCCACGTGCACTTCCAGCCCGATGACGGTTTCATATTTGGATGTTGACATAAGAACCTCCTACCTCACTTAAAGCGACGGGCGCCGCTTATGGTGCTCCGTATGAATTTCAAAGGCATGCGCAGTGCGCAGCACAGTGCTTTCGTCAAACGCTTTGCCGATGATTTGCAGGCCAACCGGCAGTCCGTCCGCAAATCCGCAAGGCACGCTGATAGCCGGAACGCCGGCCAGGCTGACCGGAATCGTCAGGATGTCGTTCAGG includes the following:
- the gatB gene encoding Asp-tRNA(Asn)/Glu-tRNA(Gln) amidotransferase subunit GatB, which codes for MSTSKYETVIGLEVHVELHTKSKIFCGCSTEFGAPPNSHTCPVCLGHPGVLPVLNRQAVDYAMKAAMALNCEIGDVSKFDRKNYFYPDSPKAYQISQFDQPIGLNGYIDIEVDGKTKRIGITRLHLEEDAGKLTHVDGGYASLVDFNRVGTPLVEIVSEPDISSPEEARAYLEKLRAIMQYCDVSDVKMEEGSLRCDANISLRPHGQKELGTKAELKNMNSFRGVQRGLEYEQLRQAEILDEGGQVVQETRRWDEAQGKTLTMRSKEEAHDYRYFPDPDLVTLHIDAEWKERIRASIPELPDARKARYTSELGLPDYDAAVITSSKPLADLFESSLQYTSDAKAVSNWIMGDLLGYLNSNSLELADVKLTGQGLGEMIGLIEKGTISSKIAKTVFKEMLQSGKLPQQIVEEQGLVQISDEGAILAIVQEVIADNPASVADYKAGKEKAIGFLVGQVMKRSKGKANPGLANKLLVEALKEA